One stretch of Rattus norvegicus strain BN/NHsdMcwi chromosome 12, GRCr8, whole genome shotgun sequence DNA includes these proteins:
- the Nxpe5 gene encoding NXPE family member 3-like, whose product MGLLMKQFKKYKILTVGLVFLVLVFCLMTTWHEPMIHWLEQPRPVSEDVSESIDWDSLSQELPNLTNLLYWPPTGGDRDDFLASTSPRTSTYHLKGPAQANYTLGSNLEAILVARDHWGRPKAHGGDLFRAQLLGPELRAGVPGDVKDLENGTYLLSFPLLWAGWAQVQVRLIHSSEAVGVLQRVWREKRATVDFRGYFRGANGTQETVICNVDPQSTGAKGSTCQYKDVVSGEIWFCAQPRTLPCNALVGHSSGSYLKVTTPHDEDLLAGNVTDQKLPSGIPPILVLQAAQENMENTALPSRPPCHPGHLSPKPSGFYHQDRWHSTFCSSRPFPTVDSILNCLAGRIVYMMGDSTLRQWWEYLRDTVPSLKPVDLHATYQVGPLMAVETTRGTVLHWRAHSWPLRSLRTPVASLHSVARELHGLAGGPYTVVVLGMGAHFTTFPPSIFARRLAGIRAAVKALLDREPSTLVVIKLANTGYKSVYGSDWLTLQMNRFLRAAFVGLRVAFVDAWEMTSSLAVPDDIHPRKLIVRNEVELFLSFICPT is encoded by the exons ATGGGTCTCCTTATGAAGCAATTCAAGAAATACAAGATCCTGACTGTGGGCTTGGTCTTTCTGGTTTTG GTGTTCTGCCTCATGACCACTTGGCATGAGCCCATGATACATTGGCTCGAACAACCCCGTCCTGTCTCTGAAGATGTCTCAGAGTCCATCGACTGGGACTCTCTTTCTCAAGAACTCCCCAACTTGACCAACCTTCTATACTGGCCTCCAACTGGGGGAGATAGGGATGACTTTCTGGCCTCTACCAGCCCCAGAACCTCTACCTACCACTTGAAAGGACCTGCCCAGGCCAACTATACTCTGGGAAGTAACCTAGAGGCCATCCTTGTGGCTAGGGATCACTGGGGTAGGCCCAAAGCTCATGGTGGAGATCTGTTTCGGGCACAGCTGCTGGGCCCAGAATTGAGAGCAGGAGTCCCAGGGGATGTGAAGGATCTGGAGAATGGCACTTACCTCTTGTCCTTCCCCCTGCTTTGGGCTGGATGGGCCCAGGTGCAAGTGAGACTGATCCACTCCAGTGAGGCAGTTGGGGTCCTGCAAAGAGTCTGGAGAGAAAAACGAGCCACTGTTGATTTTAGAGGGTATTTCCGAGGAGCAAATGGCACTCAAGAGACTGTCATCTGTAACGTGGACCCCCAGTCAACTGGAGCCAAAGGGTCTACCTGCCAATACAAGGATGTGGTTTCTGGGGAGATCTGGTTCTGTGCTCAACCCCGTACTTTGCCCTGCAATGCTTTAGTGGGTCACTCGAGTGGAAGTTATCTGAAGGTGACCACGCCACATGATGAAGACCTGCTGGCTGG GAATGTGACTGACCAGAAACTCCCTTCAGGCATACCTCCAATCCTAGTCCTACAAGCAGCCCAGGAGAACATGGAAAACACGG CCCTGCCCTCAAGGCCCCCATGTCACCCTGGCCACCTGTCTCCAAAACCCTCTGGATTCTACCACCAAGACAGATGGCATTCGACATTCTGTTCTAGCCGCCCTTTCCCCACTGTGGACAGCATCCTGAACTGCCTGGCTGGACGCATTGTCTACATGATGGGGGATTCCACACTCCGGCAGTGGTGGGAGTATCTTCGAGACACAGTGCCCT CCCTGAAGCCAGTTGACCTACATGCCACTTATCAAGTAGGTCCCCTGATGGCCGTGGAGACAACTCGGGGGACAGTGTTGCACTGGAGGGCACACAGCTGGCCCCTGCGTTCTCTCCGCACCCCAGTGGCCTCCCTGCACTCTGTGGCCAGAGAACTACATGGCCTGGCCGGGGGACCCTACACAGTGGTGGTGCTGGGTATGGGAGCCCACTTTACCacgttccctccctccatctttgcCCGAAGACTGGCAGGGATTCGGGCAGCTGTGAAGGCCCTGCTGGACCGGGAACCCAGTACTCTGGTCGTCATCAAACTGGCCAACACTGGCTACAAATCGGTGTATGGCAGTGACTGGCTCACACTCCAGATGAACCGCTTCCTCCGCGCTGCCTTTGTTGGTCTCCGCGTGGCCTTTGTGGATGCGTGGGAAATGACCTCCAGCTTGGCTGTGCCAGACGACATCCACCCAAGGAAGCTTATTGTCCGCAATGAAGTGGAATTATTTCTGTCCTTCATCTGTCCCACCTGA